The nucleotide window tattagtattagtagtagaagtagaagtagaacgagtattagtattagtagtattagtagtagtagcagtagtagtaacagaagtaattgtagtggcactggtaattgtagtagtagtagtagtagtagcatttaggtagagcgagtgtgaggtgcggttcacaccagccagtcactgtcaccgccgtccgtgacgtcatgagtgggggagggagcgaggagagcagctcctgtgtgggcggcggaaaggggaaaggagcgtgaggcgggtggggaccagaaggagtggatggtgggtggggggcgggaaggggaggatggcaGGCGGGGagctggaaggagtgggttgctggtaggggcctggcaggagtgggtggcgaatggcggttaggaaggagtgggttgaagggaggggaggaaggagtgggagggggtaagggcaggaaggcgtgctggcaggtagtggccgtgAAGGGGCTGCTGGCTGGTGGGCGGCCAGTAGCTGCTGCTGGCggaagtgggaaggagtggctggcgggtggtggggagggagagattggGGTGATAGGAGGCGTCTCGGACTTacacaacaagatggcgtcCTGTCTGAGATGGTggcaagtgtagtttcccggCCAGCGGCATTATGGGTCTTATAAAACAGGGGGGagatctttctgtacacaacatgcacttgtacacaacacacgtgtggctgtacacctggcggctactcaacacacctggtacactactggtagcacacttcagggagggcttggccaatcctggttatcttgaccaccactaagtctatgaggaggaacacaatgcgatacacacgcgcaccacacaagatacgccgccacactggctgcaggcTGAGCGGcatccctttggctcagtgtttcgaggccgttcggtacttgagcgacacacaaaagTCTACGAGTATttaatatacagggacttgttcaaccaacgaacacactcatatccaccaaaaaaataaataaaataaataaaataaaataaataaataaataaataaaattaattaaataattaaattatactaaattattaaaattactattgcttctactcttactactactattactgctactactactactattgtgtgtgtgtgatattattgatagcaatcataataacaatataacaacaattactactactactattattactactattactactactattacaaatataaatgctactactgcaactgtttttgcaacaattcttaaggcattaatattaatattcacatagtagtagtagcaacagtagtagtagtagtagtagtagtagtagtagtagtagtagtagttgtagtagtagtagtagtagtgagaaatcatgaatactacctctaccactaccactactactactactactaccacacaggCATGCTTATGAAGgtcgtgaacagttccatctggtacaaacttagctgtgatgcgagcaatggcgcgtcaccttggtggatccctgtcaaagtgtcttgtgaattgtctttgcacttttgacattttcgtgcctccagtaacactttatgacatGTTCTTTCTTCAAAGCTTAGTCTTACTTCTGCCATTATTATTTTGGCCaactgtttctgaaaaaaaaaaaaaaagaattatagcgagtcaaacagtgagtacatttttggatgactctctctctctctctctctctctctctctctctctctctctctctctctctctctctctctgtctctgtttatacagatagatacagatagatagatgtacacagatacagacttgtgcttgtggagtataaatgtaagagcatgaagcacagtgtgtctctccccacaggcacctcccgcctcgcgccttccttcctcccgtctcccggagtgtacacacctgcactcttgaggtgagtacacttactcttttctttccttgtaattgttttcactgtgttttctactgcacacactcagaaagtagaaaatgaggcaCTAACGAGGCAAGACTATATACCACAAAAACTGGAcacaatctgtctatctacctgtctgtctgtctgtctctgtctgtctgcatccacatctgtccgcctgtctataTCCTCACCGGAACAGAGGGCGGAGCTTACGGTTTAGGAAGCTCTCTGTTCAACTGATTTTTGGGTCTTGTCGAGTTGATTACTGTTTGAGAAATGTGTGGGTTTTGGAGCCTTTTGTGTGAAACATCTATATACTTAATAGGGAGGCAAATACTGAACATGTCATGAACTTCATCGAGGAGTCTTTTCAAGCTGGAGTCCACGTCCTGTGAAACGAGGGGAGACCACTCCACTGTGTACTGGTGGGCATCTTTTCCGCCAAAGAAATCATTGCCAAAAATGCATAcggtccacgcacgcacgcacgcacgcacgcacaaacacacacacacacacacacacacacacacacacacacacacacacatatgtttaaATGTCTCTCAAACAGCTGGCATTTCAAAAAGAATTGTGGGTAATGTAACAAGTGAAGCAGTGGGTGACACGCAGTGTACTTCACGCTGCCCACATCTCATGCACTGCCTTCCTACATGGGCATCTACATGGCCGTCTttttaacaaaagcaacaagacGGCAAAATAAAATTCTTCGCTGTACATTTTCCGTAAAGAGTCTGCATCCAAAGCTTCCTCAGCCTTCAGTATTTGCAggcttcccttcattcataagtaCTTCACATTGTTATTAATACATCAAAATCTTGGACATAATGCAATATTCAAATTGGCAGAAAATGTTTCTCACACGAGAAGTAACAACGTTAACCTTATTTGTGCGATACTGACAACAATATTATTCACAAACAGTGTGACAAGTTGGACCAAAATTGTTGTGAACAGTTTGCCTCTTGATAGACAAAGTTCTTCTTACAACTGATAAAATGTTCAAACAAAAAACAGGTTAAAAAGTAACCACTTCATCAACAAAAGCTGTGATTTTGATGCTATTTATTGCAGTCATCGcatttgttgctgttatcattattacttttattattattattattattattattattattattattatgttgatgatgttgttgttgttgttgttgttggtatttattgttgttgttgccctagTTACCAGTATTAGttattaattatgtttattaatgctggttactattatttgttactaataatattcttattggtattattattattattattattgttggtgttgttgttgttgttgttgttgttgctgttgttgttggtgtagttattagtattattgttatcactactcttgttgttattgttattatcatcattattttattattattaagttagtGTGAGACACTTGTATTAGTGTTTATCTTCTCTGTAGCAGCGCGGTACTGCCGCTGTACAATACAATTCATTATGTTGTTGTACATTATAATTTGTTTGCACTCCTGCCCTCTGTTCTACTGTACAATACACCGTCAGAGAGCCTCGGCTCACGTGACTGTGTATTGTATGTACACCTTGAAATACTTTATACAGGTTTGCTTACTTGATTACttacttaattacttacttacttgcacacacacacacacacacacacacacacacacacacacacacacacacacacacagtcaagtctTGCCTCGTGTTGTCTTGTCAAATGGTTTGGACACAACACACGTGCCATGCCGTGTGCCATAGTGTCTCTTactcccatccacctctttgTCTTGTCCCCACATCCCGGTGCTCAGGCCGGCCACTTCAAGgctcaactccctccctcccgcattGAGCCTTGCAAACCACGTCTCTCCTGCCCTGCTCCTCACTTGGGAAATTTCTTTGCAGGCTGCTGGCGAGAAGAACTGTGTCCCAAGCCCTCCACCATGGCCGCCGCTCCGAAAGTTTGCGTCCGTCGCGCGAAGCTCATCTTCCTGATGGAGAACGCAGGCAAGGACGTCTTGACCTTCGTGTTGAAGCGCGGCGCGCTGAAcgcccccgccacgccgccagGCCAGTCCCTCATTGACTACCTTGACAACCTCCCTCAAGGCTCGACAGCCAACTATGGCAGGATgagtaacaaacaaaagaaagcagcaCTGAACCACAGTTCAGTGCTGCTTATCCtctgacgtgactactttattcattattttttgtatcatcagcgaacttagatactttacaggtgaggtcctcatcgatatcattaacgtaaataaggaaaagaacagggccgagcacagatccctgtggtacaccacttaaaacttctcgccagtttgaaaatgtaccatttaaaacaacgcgctgctttctctcagacagccagtctgagacagccaattgagaagttttccatttataccatatgacttcaatttagctagtagccggaactttgtcaaaagcttcttgaaaatctagatacactaaatctactgcctttgtttcgtcgtaaatggtgaaaatatcattaaagaaatcaagaagattagttagacaagaacgtctgtttcggaagccatgctgtgagtcattgattaaatcatttatATGTAGATAGTTCACTACATTGTTGCAATTTACTGTTTTCATCAGTtcacatactacagatgtaaggctgatagggatgtagtaggaagaagaggaggaggaggaggaggaggaggaataagagaacgaagagaaaaaggagagctagaaggaaggcgagaaaaggaggaggaagaggaagatgaagaggaggaggaagaagaacaaaaagacgaggaaaaggagagctagaaggaaggcgagaaaaggaggaggaagagaaagatgaagaggaggaggaagaagaacaaaaagaagaaaaggagagctagaaggaaggcgagaaaaggaggaggaagaggaggaggaggaggaggagttatcttTATCAATACTATTATGGAAcactgaataaagaaattaataaacagataagtagtgtgtgtgtgtgtgtgtgtgtgtgtgtgtgtgtgtgtgtgtgtgtgtgtgtgtgtgtgtccaggcagCACACAGGTGCACAACACTCGGCCATTACAGGAGTCACCTTGAGAGGTTCATGGGTCACTTAAGTGGTGCCGGCACacagctgctgcaggagtggCGGGACCTGGGGGTGCTCAGCCTGGCCGTGTGTGACCAAGACGCCCAAGAGGTTCTGGCCGCCATCAGCGCCGTCCACGTGTCATTGCCTCGGCTACACATCCTCTGTGAGTCTGACGCTGTGATGCACCACCTGtgggtgttattattattattattattattattattattattattattattattatcattattattattatggtggtagtgatgagagagagagagagagagagagagagagagagagagagagagagagagagagaaaaaaaaaaaaaattttctctctctctctctctctctctctctctctctctctctctctctctctctctctctctctctcgctcttattattattattattattattattatgagagagagagagagagagagagagagagagagagagagagagagagagagagagagagagagaaatagtgttGAGTATTACAGCGTGTTATAATAAGacaagtgtcattaaaaagcaggtaatttagcgacaagcattgcacgacaacattactccggctattaaaagtactcctgtaaaatggtacgtggcatcatcccagcgaggccaattctcctgtaaaatggtacgtggcatcatcactcacctgttttcaaggtcgctgggactcgctcccctcctgcctcgctgggatgatgccacgtaccattttacaggagtacttttaatcaccggaaTAATGTTGTCGCGCAATGCTTGTCGGTAAATGacgtgctttttaatgccatttgtcttgttataacacactgtaatactccacagcaggcaaaaaataagataaaaccattAGTAAtatgagcaagtggcacctccgaggctgtgtCAATGCAATCGTCTGTCCTTCACCTCAGGATATGAATTTAGTTGTGTGgatacacactatatatatatatatatatatatatatatatatatatatatatatatatatatatatatatatatatatatatatatatatatatatatatatatatatatatatatatatatatatatatatatatatgtgtgtgtgtgtgtgtgtgtgtgtgtgtacagtccctgcaacacacactaAGAGGAATGGTACATTATTGCAGGCCTACACGTCCCCGTGGGTGCCGTGAGGACACAGGCGTGCACCACACGGCTGCCTGGCTGCCCAGGGGTGTTCCTCGTGTTGTCTGGCGTGGACGagaggctgctggaggaggcggcCCAGATAGCACAGCTCCTGCAGCCCACACAGCGCCCGTgagtgtgtgctctctctctcctctcctctcctctcccctcttctcccttctcctcccctctcctcttctcttccttccctcccctccccctcccctctcctctccatgcctcttttcctttccccttctctcctcatctctccccttctttccctcctctcccctcctccctcccctctcctctattcccctcctctcctcttccctcttgtcacctcctcttttctatttccttttccctcccctcacctccccacccttcctctcctctcctcttatttctcctcccctcccctcccccacacaccccttctctcctttcctctcctctcctcttctcttcctccttctcccttctcttcgtttctctcttctccttttttctcctccactccctccccaccccctcctcttttttccacctactctcctcttctcttcttccctcttctcttctcctctcctccctccccaccctttttccctttttcccttcctctcctcttttcttttcttcccttctctcctctcctctcctctcctctcctctcctctcctcactctctgtcagtaaatggatgagtggaagtaataaaaaaaggaatataagagaagaggaggaagagaacaaaggaagaggaagagaacggagAAGATATCAtgattaatgataaaaaaagaacaagggatctctctctctctctctctctctctctctctctctctctctctctctctctctctctctctctctctctctctctctctctctctcttcttgttaatgtaataataataataataacaataataataataataataataataataataataataaaaaaacaacaacaacaacaacaacaacaaattgatgggggtaggagcaggaggaggaggggtaaaagtagtagtagtagtagtagtagtagtagtagtagtagtagtagtagtagtagtagtagtagtagtagtagtagtagcagaagtattattattattattattattattattattagtagtagtagtagtagtagtagtagtagtagtagtagtagtagtagtagtagtagtagtagtagtagtagtagtagcagcagcagcagcagcagcagcagcagcagcagcagcagcagcagcagcagcagtagtagtagtagtagtagtagtagtagtagtagtagtagtagtagtagtagtagtaaagcagcagcagcagtagtagtagtagtagtggtagtaaaagaagtagtagtagtaataaaagtagtagtagtagcagtagtagtagtagtagtagtagtagtagtagtggtagtagtagtagtagtagtagtagtagcagcagcagcagcagcagcagcagcagcagcagcagcagcagtggtagtagcagcaggaggagcagcagcagcagcagcagcagcagcagcagcaggagcagtagcattattattattagtagtagtaatagtagcagtggtagtagtagtagtaggaatagtagtagtagtagtagtagtagtagttgttgttgttgttttgttgttgtagcagtaatagtagaagcagtaataatagcagcagcagcagcagcagtagtagtagtagtagtagtagtagtagtagtagtagttgttgttgttttgttattgtagcagtaatagtagtagcagtaataatagcagcagcagcagcagcagcagtagtagtagtagtagtagtagtagtagtagtagtagtagtagtagtagtagtagtagtagtagtagtagtaatgtagtagaagaaaaagaagaacaagaacaaacaaacaaacaaataattgaataatgaaacaaacaaaaacaaaaaaaaacaaaggaataaagaaaaaaatcaataaaattaagaggaacaatgaaataaacaaataaatttagaaacataaatgaggagagaacggaataaataagaaaacaaacaaacaaacaaacaaacaaataaataaatgtaaaaataaataaagaaacaatcaaccaataaagtaggaaaaaaaggaataaggaaagatagaaaagaaaaatgagaggaacaaacaaagagaaaaataaatgaaccaagaatcaaggaggaaagcaaacaaacaaacaaacaaacaaacaaacaaaaaaacaaacatgtgaggtcaggctaggtggggtagattagattaggttgagttaggttaggttaggtagattaGGATGGGatgagttaggctaggttaggataggttaggtcctgtaggttaggttaggttaggttaggctgagttaggttaggttaggcttatgatcaaaggcaacgaaagcacatacatatataatactccttttatccttttatttatttatgtatttatttctgtatttattttatattactattttttgttagctcagtgaggtgaggttcagttgggtatgttacgttaggttaggtatgtttgGTTTGTTactgatacttttatttatttatttattttttttgtaagtaattgtttgactgttctttctttcctttctttttttattttctattttattttatttattcttataaagTATGTTAGGATGTgtgaggttagttaggttagattaggtgcgttaagttagattaggaaactttatgaaactatttcttcctcatacattttcctttctttttttttttttagcttaggtaAGATTGTGTCAGGTTATGtgacgctaggttaggttagaaaggTTATGTCAGGAGTTAAATATTTAAGTAATCACCCAGGTGTTAAAGttgttcttgtgtgtatgttaggttaggttaactgggtccggttaggttaggttaggttattaagggtaggttaggttaggttaggctaggattgtagggaggtttttttttttttttgtttataagtaATCATCCCACTTGTAAGGCCAAGTTGGGTCAgatcaggttgggttaggttaggaagtttCAGTGTACGAGAAATGCTTCTATTTGTAtgtaactcaaaaataaataaataaataaataaatattattacgtattgttattattgatttaaagcatgagtagtagtgatagtagtagtagtagctataggaaaagaagagcgagaagaaaagaacaagaagaagaaaaagaatagtaataataataataataataacaataataataataataataataataataataataataataataataataataataataatgatgatgatgatgatgacgatgataataataataataaaaaaaaggaggaagaggaaaataaaataaaaggaaaaataagaagaggaggacgaggaggaaaaggaggacaagaagaagaagaagaagaagaagaagaagaagaagaagaagaagaagaagaagaagaagaagaagaagaagaagaagaagaagaagaagaagaagaagaagaagaagaagaagaaggaaaaaagtagtagtatttcaagggggaagagaaggaaaatattattattattattattattattattatcattattatcattattattattattattattagtagtagtagtagtagtagtagtagtagtagtagtagtagtagtagtagtaatagtagttgttgttgttgttgtagtagttgtaattttCAATTGCTAGTTAAAGCAGGATgaggataaaataatagtagcagaaaagaaagaagaaaacatcattaacagctagataaatcaatcaatcaatcaatctctctctctctctctctctctctctctctctctctctctctctctctctctctctctctctctctctctctctctctctctctctctctctctatcagtgaGTGGATGCCAGCAACTTCctgatctatctgtctgtgtgcctgtctgtctgtttgtctgtctatctttctatttatacatttatttgtctttcttgctattttatcttttcattttttttccgtttttctgtctgtctgtctggtagtctgtctgtgtgtttgtctgtctgtatgtatgcatgtacacaaatatgaatatatgtatatccacccatctatctatatatgtttttaattaagtgtgtgtaggtgttttttttatttatttatttatttttttatgtaagaaggacactggccaagggcaacaaaaatctaataaaaaaaatgcccactgaaatgccagtcccataaaagggtcaaagcagtggtcaaaaattgatggataagtgtcttgaaacctccctcttgaaggaattcaagtcataggaagatggaaatacagaagcaggcagggagttccagagtttaccagagaaagggatgaatgattgaaaatactggttaactcttgcgttagagaggtggacagaataggggtgagagaaagaggggaggcatgcagttagcaagatcagaagagcagttagcatgaaaatagcggtagaagacagctagatatgcaacattgctgtggtgagagagaggctgaagacagtcagttggaggagaggagttgatgagacgaaaagcttttgattccaccctgtctagaagagcagtatgagtggaacccccagacatgtgaagcatactccatacatggacggataaggcccttgcacagagttagcagctgggggtgagaaaaactggcggagacgtctcagaacacttaacttcatagaagctgttttagctagagatgagatgtgaagtttccagttcagattataagtaaaggacagaccgaggatgttcagtgtagaagaaggggacagttgagtgtcattgaagaagaggggatagttgtctggaaggttgtgtcgagttgatagatggaggaattgagtttttgaggcattgaacaataccaagtttgctctgccccaatcagaaattttagaaagatcagaagtcaggcgttctgtggcttccctgcgtgatatgtttacctcctgaagggttggacgtctatgaaaggacgtggaaaagtgcagggtggtatcatcagcgtaggagtggataggacaagaagtttggtttagaagatcattaatgaataataagaagagagtgggtgacaggacagaaccctgaggaacaccactgttaatagatttaggagaagaacagtgaccgtctaccacagcagcaatagaacggtcagaaaggaaacttgagatgaagttacagagagaaggatagaaaccgtaggagggtagtttggaaatgaaagctttgtgcgagactctatcaaaagcttttgatatgtccaaggcaacagcaaaagtttcaccaaaatttctaaaagaggatgaccaagactcagtaaggaaagccagaagatcaccagtagagcgaccttgacggaacccatacc belongs to Scylla paramamosain isolate STU-SP2022 chromosome 29, ASM3559412v1, whole genome shotgun sequence and includes:
- the LOC135115619 gene encoding uncharacterized protein LOC135115619; this translates as MGHLSGAGTQLLQEWRDLGVLSLAVCDQDAQEVLAAISAVHVSLPRLHILCLHVPVGAVRTQACTTRLPGCPGVFLVLSGVDERLLEEAAQIAQLLQPTQRP